A single region of the Halobacterium wangiae genome encodes:
- a CDS encoding adenosylcobinamide amidohydrolase: MFETVVADDVLRLRRPATRWLSTGWDGGFVEADAAYNVTVPEGWHCEDIGAYVAERLAAAGFDDEATGPVLLTGVAQRHARGAACGPVTAVVTAGLSNPASLPLDPAGGELPADTEPGAGTVNVFVGTDRALDDAALANLVSVATEAKTATLLGEMGFTGTTTDAVVAACDPAGEPAPFSGSATRVGAAARAAVREAVSASVESRYAEEGVADSVADAEHGVRTDVRADVFVPGER, translated from the coding sequence ATGTTTGAGACCGTCGTCGCGGACGACGTCCTCCGCCTCCGGCGACCCGCGACGCGCTGGCTCTCGACGGGGTGGGATGGCGGCTTCGTCGAGGCGGACGCCGCGTACAACGTTACTGTCCCCGAGGGCTGGCACTGTGAGGACATCGGTGCGTACGTCGCGGAGCGCCTCGCCGCGGCGGGATTCGACGACGAAGCCACGGGACCAGTGTTGCTGACTGGCGTCGCCCAGCGACACGCCCGCGGCGCGGCCTGTGGACCGGTCACGGCAGTCGTGACGGCGGGACTCTCGAACCCCGCGTCGCTCCCGCTGGACCCCGCCGGTGGGGAGTTGCCGGCCGACACCGAACCCGGTGCTGGGACGGTCAACGTCTTCGTCGGTACGGACCGCGCGCTCGACGACGCCGCACTCGCCAACCTCGTCTCCGTGGCCACGGAGGCGAAGACGGCGACGCTGCTCGGCGAGATGGGGTTCACCGGCACCACGACGGACGCCGTCGTCGCCGCCTGCGACCCGGCGGGCGAGCCGGCGCCGTTCTCCGGAAGCGCCACCCGAGTCGGTGCGGCGGCACGAGCAGCGGTGCGGGAGGCGGTCTCCGCGAGCGTCGAGTCGCGGTACGCCGAGGAAGGGGTGGCCGACTCGGTCGCCGACGCGGAACACGGCGTGCGCACGGACGTGCGAGCGGACGTCTTCGTGCCTGGAGAGCGGTAG
- a CDS encoding serine/threonine-protein kinase RIO2 yields the protein MVRNVAAEMADLDPEDFHLLSGVEHGMRFSRWVNREKLPEFSRLTAEEVDYRLDRMLDLEFLERKTIQYEGVQLTFAGYDALALHTFAERETVDGFGAPLGVGKESDVYEVQSYRPMALKFHREGYTQFREVHRGRDYTSEKEHVSWQYTARKAAEREYDALETLYPDVNVPRPVDQNRHAIVMEKMTGTELSKAKLDPAQASGVLDLILREVAAAYGAGYVHADVSEYNVFVSEDGIVLFDWPQATPTDHENARELLDRDVENIVGYFQRKYPSDVPEADLEAVRDAIAADEFRSVEDY from the coding sequence ATGGTTCGGAACGTCGCCGCCGAGATGGCGGACCTGGACCCCGAGGACTTCCACCTCCTCTCGGGCGTCGAACACGGCATGCGGTTCTCGCGGTGGGTGAACCGGGAGAAGCTCCCGGAGTTCTCCCGTCTCACCGCCGAAGAGGTCGACTACCGCCTCGACCGGATGCTCGACCTGGAGTTCCTCGAGCGGAAGACCATCCAGTACGAGGGCGTCCAGTTGACGTTCGCGGGCTACGACGCGCTCGCGTTGCACACGTTCGCCGAACGGGAGACCGTCGACGGGTTCGGCGCCCCACTCGGCGTCGGCAAGGAGAGCGACGTCTACGAGGTGCAGTCCTACCGCCCGATGGCCCTGAAGTTCCACCGCGAGGGGTACACCCAGTTCCGGGAGGTCCACCGCGGCCGGGACTACACCAGCGAAAAGGAACACGTCTCCTGGCAGTACACCGCGCGGAAAGCCGCAGAACGAGAGTACGACGCCCTGGAGACGCTGTACCCGGACGTCAACGTCCCGCGACCGGTCGACCAGAACCGCCACGCCATCGTGATGGAGAAGATGACGGGGACGGAGCTGTCGAAGGCGAAACTCGACCCCGCGCAGGCGAGCGGCGTCCTCGACCTGATCCTCCGGGAGGTCGCGGCCGCCTACGGCGCAGGCTACGTGCACGCGGACGTCAGCGAGTACAACGTCTTCGTGAGCGAGGACGGCATCGTGCTGTTCGACTGGCCGCAGGCGACGCCGACCGACCACGAGAACGCCCGCGAACTGCTCGACCGCGACGTCGAGAACATCGTCGGCTACTTCCAGCGGAAGTACCCCAGCGACGTGCCGGAGGCGGACCTCGAGGCGGTCAGAGACGCGATCGCCGCCGACGAGTTCCGTTCAGTCGAGGATTACTGA
- a CDS encoding hemolysin family protein encodes MGLSVPTAAAEACIALFTLPVVGVELGQMEVTALGVLLILLLLVGSGFFSSSEIALFSLPTHQVDAMVEEGKRGARAVKSLKEDPHRLLVTILVGNNMVNITMSSVSTTLVGLYFDAGTAVVVSSLGITSMVLIFGESAPKSYAVEHTELHARRVARGLKVVEKVLWPLITLFYYLTTIVNKVTGGSASIESTYVTRDEIRNMIKTGEREGVLDEEERQMLQRTLRFTDATAKEVMTPRLDVMAVSTDATVEEAIRNCIQSGHARLPAYEGSLDNVTGIFDIRDLEDSDYDAFSDLEVGDVVTPTLHVPESKNVDELLSEMRENRMHMVIVIDEFGATEGLITMEDLLEEIVGEILVGDEEDPMELVDDDTILVDGSVNIEEVNEALDIVLPEGEEFETISGFIFNRAGRLVEEGEAFEYENVTLRAEQVENTRIKKVRVTVDRDSVDPVE; translated from the coding sequence ATGGGGTTATCCGTACCTACAGCCGCCGCTGAGGCCTGTATCGCCCTGTTCACCCTGCCAGTTGTCGGCGTCGAACTGGGCCAGATGGAGGTCACCGCGCTCGGTGTCCTCCTGATCCTGCTACTCCTCGTCGGGTCGGGATTCTTCTCGTCCTCAGAGATCGCGCTGTTCTCCCTGCCGACCCATCAGGTCGACGCGATGGTCGAGGAGGGCAAGCGTGGTGCGCGGGCGGTCAAGTCCCTCAAAGAGGACCCCCACCGGTTGCTCGTGACCATCCTCGTGGGGAACAACATGGTCAACATCACGATGTCCTCTGTCTCGACGACCCTCGTTGGCTTGTACTTCGACGCGGGCACGGCAGTAGTCGTCTCGTCGCTCGGTATCACGTCGATGGTCCTGATCTTCGGGGAGAGCGCACCCAAGTCCTACGCCGTCGAGCACACGGAACTGCACGCGCGGCGGGTCGCCCGGGGGCTGAAGGTCGTCGAGAAAGTGCTGTGGCCGCTCATCACCCTGTTCTACTACCTGACGACAATCGTGAACAAGGTCACCGGCGGCAGTGCGTCCATCGAGTCTACGTACGTCACTCGCGACGAGATCCGGAACATGATCAAGACCGGCGAGCGCGAGGGCGTCCTTGACGAGGAGGAGCGGCAGATGCTCCAGCGAACGCTCCGCTTCACCGACGCCACCGCCAAGGAGGTGATGACCCCCCGCCTCGACGTGATGGCCGTCTCCACGGACGCGACCGTCGAGGAAGCCATCCGGAACTGCATCCAGTCGGGGCACGCCCGCCTGCCGGCCTACGAGGGCTCGCTGGACAACGTGACCGGTATCTTCGACATCCGCGACCTGGAGGACTCCGACTACGACGCCTTCTCCGACCTCGAGGTCGGGGACGTGGTCACGCCGACGCTCCACGTCCCGGAGTCGAAGAACGTCGACGAACTCCTCTCGGAGATGCGCGAGAACCGGATGCACATGGTCATCGTCATCGACGAGTTCGGCGCCACCGAGGGCCTCATCACGATGGAGGACCTCCTCGAGGAGATCGTCGGCGAGATCCTCGTGGGCGACGAGGAAGACCCCATGGAGTTGGTCGACGACGACACGATTCTGGTGGACGGCTCGGTCAACATCGAGGAGGTGAACGAGGCCCTCGACATCGTGCTGCCGGAGGGCGAGGAGTTCGAGACCATCTCGGGGTTCATCTTCAACCGCGCCGGCCGCCTCGTCGAGGAGGGCGAGGCGTTCGAATACGAGAACGTGACGCTGCGCGCCGAACAGGTGGAGAACACCCGCATTAAGAAAGTCCGTGTGACCGTCGACCGCGACAGCGTCGACCCGGTCGAGTAG
- a CDS encoding universal stress protein, with protein sequence MYENILLPYDGSEGAAAVLHHAAEIAHWADATIQVLYVADTTRDSVTVVEGHTVDVLEQEGEDTLEEAAKTLDTLGVSYDTDVVQGNPAPTIVEYAERYDQDLVVMPTHGREGVSRYLIGSVSEKVVRLSSVPVLTVRMKPDETLEFPYENILVPTDGSTAATHAAGHLVDLAAALDATVHVLSVVDDATLGLDVRSASAGKESEQAATDAVETVVSEAEARGVTDTVRHVEHGDPVATILDCIESNDIHAVGMATTGRRGTDRILLGSVAEKTVRSAPVPVLTVAEPE encoded by the coding sequence ATGTACGAGAACATTCTCCTCCCGTACGACGGAAGCGAGGGCGCCGCCGCGGTGCTCCACCACGCCGCCGAGATCGCCCACTGGGCGGACGCGACCATCCAGGTGCTCTACGTCGCCGACACGACCCGCGACAGCGTCACCGTCGTCGAGGGCCACACCGTCGACGTCCTCGAACAGGAGGGCGAGGACACCCTCGAGGAGGCCGCGAAGACCCTCGACACACTCGGGGTGTCCTACGACACCGACGTCGTCCAGGGGAATCCGGCCCCGACCATCGTCGAGTACGCCGAGCGATACGACCAGGACTTGGTCGTGATGCCGACGCACGGCCGGGAGGGGGTCTCCCGGTACCTCATCGGGAGCGTCTCGGAGAAGGTCGTCCGCCTTTCCTCGGTCCCCGTGCTCACCGTCCGCATGAAGCCCGACGAGACGCTGGAGTTCCCCTACGAGAACATCCTCGTTCCGACCGACGGGAGCACCGCTGCGACGCACGCGGCCGGCCATCTCGTCGACCTCGCGGCGGCGCTCGACGCGACCGTCCACGTCCTCTCCGTCGTGGACGACGCGACACTCGGGCTGGACGTCCGGTCGGCGAGTGCTGGGAAGGAGAGCGAACAGGCCGCGACCGACGCCGTGGAGACCGTCGTCTCGGAGGCCGAAGCGCGAGGAGTGACCGACACTGTCCGCCACGTCGAACACGGAGACCCCGTCGCAACGATCCTCGACTGCATCGAGTCCAACGACATTCACGCCGTCGGGATGGCGACGACTGGGCGCCGTGGCACGGACCGGATCCTGCTCGGGAGCGTCGCCGAGAAGACTGTGCGCTCCGCACCGGTCCCAGTCTTGACCGTCGCGGAGCCGGAGTGA
- a CDS encoding lipoate--protein ligase family protein yields MTMAGEWRLIREEARDGPMQMALEEVAAETAADGGPRTVRAYQWSPSTLSMGYRQEAESVDWGFCEREGIGVTRRQTGGGGIYHDEFGDISYSIVAPAAELPGDLMDCYEVLCEPILDAFHEMGVEADFVPEKHPVLHEPACYLRALHPAHDMVASGRKIAGNAQYRTRDAVIQHGSLSYALAPERHLGVFAAPGVDEAGFRERVTSIREEAGIDREEAVAAVEDALATWCDASEGAWTEAELGAARELADEKYATEEWTRERIS; encoded by the coding sequence ATGACGATGGCCGGCGAGTGGCGGCTGATCCGCGAGGAGGCACGCGACGGGCCGATGCAGATGGCCCTCGAGGAGGTCGCCGCGGAGACGGCGGCCGACGGTGGGCCCCGCACCGTGCGCGCCTACCAGTGGTCGCCCTCGACGCTGTCGATGGGCTACCGCCAGGAAGCCGAGTCGGTGGACTGGGGCTTCTGCGAGCGCGAGGGGATCGGTGTCACCCGCCGCCAGACCGGGGGCGGCGGCATCTACCACGACGAGTTCGGCGACATCTCCTACAGCATCGTCGCGCCCGCCGCGGAGCTGCCGGGCGACCTGATGGACTGCTACGAGGTGCTCTGCGAGCCGATCCTGGACGCGTTCCACGAGATGGGTGTCGAAGCCGATTTCGTCCCCGAGAAACACCCCGTGCTCCACGAGCCCGCCTGCTACCTGCGCGCGCTCCACCCGGCCCACGACATGGTCGCGAGCGGCCGCAAGATAGCCGGGAACGCCCAGTACCGCACCCGCGACGCGGTCATCCAGCACGGCTCGCTGTCGTACGCGCTGGCGCCGGAGCGCCACCTCGGGGTGTTCGCGGCGCCGGGCGTCGACGAGGCGGGGTTCCGGGAGCGCGTGACGAGCATCCGCGAGGAGGCGGGAATCGACAGAGAGGAGGCGGTCGCCGCGGTCGAAGACGCGCTCGCGACGTGGTGTGACGCCAGCGAGGGGGCGTGGACCGAGGCGGAACTCGGGGCGGCTCGCGAGCTGGCCGACGAGAAGTACGCGACCGAGGAGTGGACCCGCGAGCGGATCAGCTGA
- a CDS encoding redoxin domain-containing protein has translation MSEDGALAEGERVPEVEVPLVAVDGDVEVTPLGDLYDDRPLLVVFYTNDFSPDCVNEWCSFRDYGWFASNDALRVVGASKSRESTHHRFIDYLDLEFPLYSDRDLELSDAFGVTYRAFRVFPRSKRSVFLVDSDGVVQYRWVGEHPLDPTRDQPPLDEIRAAVEELSGDEPESFGFS, from the coding sequence ATGAGTGAAGACGGAGCGTTGGCCGAGGGGGAGCGCGTGCCGGAGGTCGAGGTGCCGCTGGTTGCCGTGGACGGGGACGTCGAGGTGACGCCGCTGGGCGACCTGTACGACGACCGCCCACTGCTCGTGGTCTTCTACACGAACGACTTCAGCCCGGACTGCGTGAACGAGTGGTGTTCGTTCCGCGACTATGGCTGGTTCGCGTCGAACGACGCCCTCCGCGTCGTCGGCGCCAGCAAGTCGAGGGAGAGCACGCACCACCGGTTCATCGACTACCTCGACCTCGAGTTCCCGCTGTACTCCGACCGCGACCTCGAGCTGTCGGACGCGTTCGGCGTGACCTACCGGGCGTTCCGCGTGTTCCCGCGCTCGAAGCGGTCGGTGTTCCTCGTAGACTCCGACGGCGTCGTGCAGTACCGCTGGGTCGGCGAACACCCCCTCGACCCGACCCGCGACCAGCCGCCACTCGACGAGATTCGAGCCGCCGTCGAGGAGCTCTCCGGCGACGAGCCGGAGTCCTTCGGTTTCAGCTGA
- a CDS encoding deoxyribonuclease IV, whose amino-acid sequence MRVGAHVSIAGGVDNAVDNELDVGGNCGQIFTHSPQVWQDPNVGDDEAEAFRDGTAANLDGPWVIHSSYLVNLCTPKDDLREKSVDSMQKEVDAAAKLDIDYVNVHLGAHTGAGVEQGLDNAVSALDELDVPDGVTVLVESDAGSGTKLGGDFEHLAYVLEESAQDLEICLDTAHAFAAGYDLSTPAGVEETFAELDETVGVENLACVHLNDSKHECGTNKDEHAHIGEGLIGEDGMSAFVNHDVVVDNDVPLVLETPNEDGKGFAWNIDRVRDLRESSLAET is encoded by the coding sequence ATGCGAGTAGGTGCACACGTCTCTATCGCGGGCGGCGTCGACAACGCCGTCGACAACGAACTGGACGTCGGAGGCAACTGCGGACAGATCTTCACGCACTCCCCCCAGGTGTGGCAGGACCCGAACGTCGGCGACGACGAGGCCGAAGCGTTCCGCGACGGCACCGCGGCGAACCTCGACGGGCCGTGGGTCATCCACTCCTCGTACCTCGTGAACCTCTGCACGCCGAAGGACGACCTGCGTGAGAAGTCCGTCGACAGCATGCAGAAGGAGGTCGACGCGGCCGCGAAACTCGACATCGACTACGTGAACGTCCACCTCGGCGCCCACACCGGCGCCGGCGTCGAGCAGGGTCTGGACAACGCCGTGAGCGCACTCGACGAACTCGACGTCCCGGACGGCGTCACCGTGCTCGTCGAGAGCGACGCCGGATCGGGGACGAAACTCGGCGGCGACTTCGAGCACCTCGCGTACGTCCTCGAGGAGTCCGCCCAGGACCTCGAGATCTGTCTGGACACCGCCCACGCGTTCGCCGCGGGCTACGACCTCTCGACGCCCGCCGGGGTCGAGGAGACGTTCGCGGAACTGGACGAGACGGTCGGCGTCGAGAACCTCGCCTGCGTCCACCTCAACGACTCGAAACACGAGTGTGGCACCAACAAGGACGAGCACGCCCACATCGGCGAGGGCCTCATCGGCGAGGACGGCATGTCCGCGTTCGTCAACCACGACGTCGTCGTGGACAACGACGTCCCGCTCGTCCTCGAGACGCCCAACGAGGACGGCAAGGGGTTCGCGTGGAACATCGACCGCGTGCGGGACCTCCGCGAGAGCAGTCTCGCCGAGACCTGA
- a CDS encoding class I SAM-dependent methyltransferase, which translates to MRRFSADYLEETRRGMWSERDALDALQLPSRERVLDVGCGTGELAAVFAEESDAEVLALDADRTLLSHVEADGRLLGDATQLPLHGDTCDLVACQALLINLPDPLAAVEEFARVSTDLVAAVEPDNAAVSVDSTVAAESALTRRAREAYAAGVPTDVSLGADAADIFERAGLADVTTTRYDHVRAVEPPYSEDDLEAAARKATGERLAEQRPTLAAGGMGDDAYDELRAEWREMGRAVVDQMREDAYEREERVPFFVTVGRVP; encoded by the coding sequence GTGCGCCGCTTCAGCGCCGACTACCTCGAGGAGACCCGTCGCGGCATGTGGAGCGAGCGCGACGCGCTCGACGCGCTACAGCTCCCCTCCCGCGAACGCGTCCTCGACGTCGGCTGTGGGACCGGTGAACTCGCTGCCGTGTTCGCCGAGGAGTCCGACGCCGAGGTGCTCGCACTCGACGCCGACCGTACACTGCTCTCCCACGTCGAGGCGGACGGCCGACTCCTCGGTGACGCCACGCAGCTCCCGCTCCACGGGGACACCTGCGACCTCGTCGCCTGCCAGGCCTTGCTCATCAACCTCCCGGACCCGCTCGCCGCCGTCGAGGAGTTCGCCCGCGTCTCGACGGACCTCGTCGCCGCCGTCGAACCGGACAACGCCGCGGTCAGCGTCGACTCGACGGTCGCGGCCGAGTCCGCGCTGACCCGACGCGCCCGGGAGGCGTACGCGGCCGGCGTCCCCACGGACGTGAGCCTCGGCGCCGACGCCGCCGACATCTTCGAGCGCGCCGGTCTCGCGGACGTGACGACGACGCGGTACGACCACGTGCGCGCCGTCGAACCGCCGTACAGCGAGGACGACCTGGAGGCGGCGGCGCGGAAGGCGACCGGCGAGCGACTCGCCGAGCAGCGACCGACGCTCGCGGCGGGCGGGATGGGCGACGACGCGTACGACGAACTGCGCGCGGAGTGGCGGGAGATGGGGCGCGCGGTCGTCGACCAGATGCGCGAGGACGCCTACGAGCGCGAGGAGCGCGTCCCCTTCTTCGTCACGGTCGGTCGCGTCCCCTGA
- a CDS encoding aminopeptidase has translation MDPRIEDHAELLVDHCTDVQRGDMVAVMAPPAAADLEVAIYEALGERGAMPIGLSLPRRAMRAYAAAIDADDVQMMDHALAFVEETDVMIGIRGAANVSEMNGLDPEEMQAFAKVQKPIQDAQMQCRWVGTQFPAPGNAQKAEMNTDDYRDFVWNAVNKDWDEQREFQAQMVEILDDAEEVRIVSGEETDLTMSVAGNPTKNDDAEHNLPGGEVFTAPVPDSVEGTVCFDKPVMGMGREIRNASLEFEGGEVVHHDAEQNADVLAGIVGTDEGAKRLGELGIGMNRDIDRFTYNMLFDEKMGDTVHLAIGRAYAETVGEGNEQNESAVHKDMIVDMSEDSFIEVDGEVVQRDGTFVFEDGFEG, from the coding sequence ATGGACCCCCGTATCGAGGACCACGCGGAACTGCTAGTCGACCACTGTACTGACGTCCAGCGAGGCGACATGGTGGCGGTGATGGCGCCGCCGGCGGCCGCCGACCTCGAGGTCGCCATCTACGAGGCGCTCGGCGAGCGCGGTGCGATGCCCATCGGCCTCAGCCTGCCGAGACGAGCGATGCGCGCGTACGCCGCCGCCATCGACGCCGACGACGTCCAGATGATGGACCACGCGCTGGCGTTCGTCGAGGAGACGGACGTGATGATCGGTATCCGGGGAGCGGCGAACGTCTCGGAGATGAACGGCCTCGACCCGGAGGAGATGCAGGCGTTCGCGAAGGTCCAGAAGCCGATCCAGGACGCCCAGATGCAGTGCCGGTGGGTCGGCACCCAGTTCCCGGCGCCGGGGAACGCACAGAAGGCCGAGATGAACACCGACGACTACCGGGACTTCGTCTGGAACGCGGTGAACAAGGACTGGGACGAACAGCGGGAGTTCCAGGCCCAGATGGTGGAGATCCTCGACGACGCCGAGGAGGTACGCATCGTCTCCGGGGAGGAGACGGACCTCACGATGAGTGTCGCCGGGAACCCCACGAAGAACGACGACGCGGAGCACAACCTCCCGGGCGGCGAGGTGTTCACGGCGCCCGTCCCGGACAGCGTCGAGGGGACCGTCTGCTTCGACAAGCCCGTGATGGGGATGGGCCGCGAAATTCGGAACGCCTCCCTCGAGTTCGAGGGCGGCGAGGTCGTCCACCACGACGCCGAGCAGAATGCCGACGTGCTGGCCGGTATCGTCGGGACCGACGAGGGAGCCAAGCGCCTCGGCGAGCTGGGCATCGGGATGAACCGGGACATCGACCGCTTCACGTACAACATGCTGTTCGACGAGAAGATGGGTGACACCGTCCACCTCGCCATCGGTCGCGCGTACGCCGAGACGGTCGGCGAGGGGAACGAGCAGAACGAGTCTGCAGTCCACAAGGACATGATCGTGGACATGAGCGAGGACTCGTTCATCGAGGTTGACGGCGAGGTCGTCCAGCGCGACGGCACGTTCGTGTTCGAGGACGGGTTCGAGGGGTAG
- a CDS encoding aminopeptidase, producing the protein MDERVRRHAEILVEFSAEVERGDMVQIHAPKEAEDLVVALYEQLGEVGARPTTHWRLGPASRAYSLAMDAEDYVTKEHALAEMEETDVVFLIIGGGNPYETTDVPPSKSQAAGRANKPILEERLDKRWVITTHPTAAGAQEAEMSTAAYETLVYDAMDKDWQAQYEHQAQMVEILDDAEEVRIVSGEETDLTMSVAGMRGANDYGKQNMPAGEAFTSPVPDSVEGTVRFDKPLLRQGNEIVDAYLEFEGGEVVDFEAAKNEDVLEGILDTDEGARRLGELGIGMNRDIDRFTYNMLFDEKMGDTVHLAVGAAIEECVPGGMEFNDSAVHVDMIVDMSEDSYIEVDGDVVQRDGAFRFEE; encoded by the coding sequence ATGGACGAGAGAGTCCGCCGACACGCGGAGATCCTGGTCGAGTTCTCCGCCGAGGTGGAGCGAGGAGACATGGTCCAGATTCACGCACCGAAGGAAGCCGAGGACCTCGTCGTGGCGCTGTACGAGCAACTTGGCGAGGTGGGCGCACGCCCCACGACCCACTGGCGCCTCGGCCCCGCGTCACGGGCGTACAGCCTTGCGATGGACGCCGAGGATTACGTGACCAAGGAGCACGCGCTCGCCGAGATGGAGGAGACTGACGTGGTGTTCCTGATCATCGGGGGCGGGAACCCCTACGAGACGACCGACGTGCCGCCGTCGAAGAGCCAGGCGGCGGGCCGCGCGAACAAGCCCATCTTGGAGGAGCGCCTCGACAAGCGCTGGGTAATCACGACCCACCCGACGGCCGCCGGCGCACAGGAGGCCGAGATGAGCACCGCCGCCTACGAGACGCTCGTCTACGACGCGATGGACAAGGACTGGCAGGCCCAGTACGAACACCAGGCCCAGATGGTCGAGATTCTCGACGACGCCGAGGAGGTACGCATCGTCTCCGGGGAGGAGACGGACCTCACGATGAGTGTCGCGGGGATGCGGGGCGCCAACGACTACGGGAAACAGAACATGCCGGCCGGCGAGGCGTTCACCAGTCCGGTGCCGGACAGCGTCGAGGGGACTGTACGCTTCGACAAGCCACTGCTGCGACAGGGCAACGAGATAGTAGACGCCTACCTCGAGTTCGAGGGCGGCGAGGTCGTCGACTTCGAGGCGGCGAAGAACGAGGACGTCCTCGAGGGAATCCTCGACACGGACGAGGGTGCGAGGCGTCTCGGCGAGCTGGGCATCGGGATGAACCGGGACATCGACCGGTTCACGTACAACATGCTGTTCGACGAGAAGATGGGTGACACCGTCCACCTCGCGGTAGGTGCCGCCATCGAGGAGTGCGTCCCCGGGGGCATGGAGTTCAACGACTCCGCGGTGCACGTCGACATGATCGTCGACATGAGCGAGGACTCGTACATCGAGGTCGACGGCGACGTGGTGCAGCGCGACGGCGCGTTCAGATTCGAGGAGTAG